Proteins encoded by one window of Polaribacter haliotis:
- a CDS encoding sugar phosphate nucleotidyltransferase, giving the protein MKIIVPMAGIGSRLRPHTLTVPKPLTVIAGKPIVQRLVEDISSVIDEKIDEIAFIIGPAKKGFPAETEQNLLKIAKELGAKGSVYVQEEALGTAHALYCAKDSLSGPCVVAYADTLFKANFTLDANADGAIWVKQVEDPSAFGVVKLEDGFIADFIEKPKEFVSDLAIIGIYYFKDGDRVREEIQYLIDNDLRENNEYQLTNVLETLKQDGAKFIPGTVDAWMDCGKKDPTVDTNKQVLDFEQEAGNNLVSEDVILENSEIIQPCYIGKNVVLKDSKIGPHVSIGDNGIVLNSIISNSLIQSNVAISNANLNKAMIGNHAKYNGRYTSVSIGDYTELT; this is encoded by the coding sequence ATGAAAATAATTGTTCCAATGGCAGGCATTGGTTCTCGTTTGAGACCACATACACTAACAGTACCAAAACCTTTAACAGTAATTGCAGGGAAACCAATTGTGCAACGTTTGGTGGAAGATATTTCTTCTGTAATAGATGAAAAAATAGATGAAATTGCATTTATAATTGGCCCAGCTAAAAAAGGATTTCCAGCAGAAACGGAACAAAATTTATTAAAAATAGCAAAAGAACTAGGAGCAAAAGGTTCTGTTTATGTGCAAGAGGAAGCTTTAGGAACTGCACACGCTTTGTATTGTGCAAAAGATTCTTTATCTGGGCCTTGTGTTGTGGCTTATGCAGATACTTTATTTAAAGCAAACTTTACTTTAGATGCAAATGCAGATGGAGCAATTTGGGTAAAACAAGTGGAAGATCCAAGTGCTTTTGGTGTTGTAAAGTTAGAAGATGGTTTTATTGCAGATTTTATAGAAAAACCAAAGGAATTTGTTTCAGACTTAGCCATTATTGGTATTTATTACTTTAAAGATGGAGATAGAGTAAGAGAAGAAATTCAATATTTAATAGACAATGATTTAAGAGAAAATAACGAATATCAATTAACCAATGTTTTAGAAACATTAAAACAAGATGGTGCAAAGTTTATTCCTGGAACTGTAGATGCTTGGATGGATTGTGGTAAAAAAGACCCAACAGTAGATACAAACAAGCAAGTTTTAGATTTCGAGCAAGAAGCAGGTAATAATTTGGTTTCCGAAGACGTTATATTAGAGAATTCCGAAATTATACAACCTTGTTATATTGGCAAAAATGTGGTTTTAAAAGATAGTAAAATTGGACCTCATGTTTCTATTGGCGATAATGGAATTGTATTAAATTCTATCATTTCAAACTCATTAATACAATCTAATGTAGCAATTTCTAATGCAAATTTAAACAAAGCTATGATTGGAAATCATGCAAAATATAATGGTAGATATACTTCAGTAAGTATTGGAGACTATACAGAATTAACTTAA